A genomic segment from Anopheles maculipalpis chromosome X, idAnoMacuDA_375_x, whole genome shotgun sequence encodes:
- the LOC126559541 gene encoding rhythmically expressed gene 2 protein-like, translating to MNHFRNNLARFRLVTFDVTDTLLEYAVRPERHYAQVINSVLEPRIGRTLQEDHIAQSFGRCFRAMKQQYPNFGSGRKQTGQQELEDESWRWWWRTLVERVIVDAASSSDCHNVPVRLLSIIAEQLIDDYTYDGKRVCWRQRPGVDEFLRQLRTPQTDQTLGIVSNFDPRLNIILRNNGIGPAGEVVDFVVTSYDAGVEKPDPAIFETALRKANLLQPDRPEIRPQEALHIGNLCREDYNGARGAGWCALLVNVPANEKNRKLLETIPNEHVFAGMPELQQRLENAAPLEW from the exons ATGAATCACT TTCGGAACAATTTGGCCCGTTTTCGGCTAGTGACGTTCGATGTAACCGATACACTGCTGGAGTATGCCGTACGTCCCGAGCGACACTATGCCCAGGTAATCAACAGCGTGCTGGAGCCGCGCATCGGTCGAACATTGCAGGAGGATCACATTGCCCAATCGTTTGGTCGCTGTTTTCGTGCGATGAAGCAACAGTACCCGAACTTTGGTTCCGGCCGAAAGCAAACCGGCCAGCAAGAGCTGGAAGATGAAAGTTGGCGCTGGTGGTGGCGTACGCTCGTTGAACGCGTGATAGTCGATGCGGCCTCTTCTTCCGATTGTCATAACGTTCCCGTCCGACTGTTGAGCATTATCGCGGAGCAACTGATCGATGATTACACGTACGATGGGAAGCGTGTCTGCTGGCGGCAGCGGCCCGGTGTGGATGAGTTTCTGCGCCAGCTGCGCACCCCACAAACCGACCAAACGTTAGGCATCGTGTCGAACTTTGATCCACGGTTGAACATCATCCTGCGCAACAATGGCATTGGACCGGCCGGTGAGGTGGTAGACTTTGTGGTGACGAGCTACGATGCGGGTGTGGAAAAACCTGACCCGGCAATATTCGAAACGGCACTACGGAAAGCTAATTTGCTCCAGCCAGATAGACCGGAAATAAGACCGCAGGAAGCACTGCATATTGGCAATCTGTGCCGGGAGGATTATAACGGGGCGCGCGGTGCCGGTTGGTGTGCACTGTTGGTGAATGTTCCGGCGAACGAAAAGAACCGAAAACTGTTGGAAACCATTCCGAACGAGCACGTGTTTGCCGGTATGCCCGAGCTGCAGCAACGCCTCGAAAATGCTGCACCGTTGGAATGGTGA
- the LOC126560721 gene encoding protein dj-1beta-like, translating to MAKSARNLKKRALVLIANGSEEMELVITVDVLRRCKIGVIVALVPGPESAKDDLIAHCSRGVNVKADTTLQAYVQQYAATEDGLPDAIILPGGLYGAKAMAEAPDVGTLLERQQKAGKLVAAICAAPTVLLAHGKLFAGRRLTSYPAFREQMAEAGYVWEDPAAAGSPLGRVVRDDNLITSLGPATTFDFGLAIGAALAGQEVADQVAADLLYK from the exons ATGGCGAAGTCTGCCAGAAACCTCAAG AAGCGCGCACTCGTTTTGATTGCTAATGGTTCGGAGGAAATGGAGCTGGTTATTACTGTTGATGTTCTGCGCCGCTGTAAG atcGGTGTAATTGTGGCATTGGTTCCGGGACCTGAATCCGCCAAGGATGACCTGATTGCCCATTGTTCCCGTGGCGTAAACGTAAAAGCCGACACGACACTGCAAGCGTACGTGCAGCAATATGCCGCCACCGAGGACGGACTGCCAGATGCGATTATTTTGCCTGGTGGGCTTTATGGAGCTAAAGCGATGGCAGAAGCGCCAGACGTTGGTACACTGCTGGAGCGGCAACAGAAAGCGGGAAAGCTGGTGGCTGCTATTTGTGCTGCACCAACGGTACTGCTTGCGCACGGTAAATTGTTTGCTGGACGACGGCTAACGTCCTATCCCGCGTTCCGGGAGCAAATGGCGGAAGCTGGCTACGTGTGGGAAGATCCGGCGGCCGCCGGTTCACCCCTGGGACGTGTCGTGCGGGATGATAATCTCATCACCAGCCTCGGACCGGCGACGACGTTCGACTTTGGATTGGCTATCGGGGCTGCACTTGCAGGACAGGAGGTGGCCGATCAGGTGGCGGCCGATTTGCTCTACAAGTGA
- the LOC126566478 gene encoding mucin-19 yields MAAARPDNGSKQDGTTIQPMQRPKPPQQPLPALPANHYPTFFLNARKQVTRSPVPHVIRRLAPTQPRRPLPSVVPTVVTGNSNGGALLISADSLRRTVYATLPSVSLHGTSTVGCNGLTNTIVSFAGKQAITVPVQSTYDLVSVVRPTVPTPPATIYKLVHAGSGPTGRKRMPLLAPKPAPKDGAQKSDQPSTVDTPNGVNGRVSSVQYNNAPGWRRILRNKVIIYISPSNMVLHNYEQVKEYLLSSGTCKCGLPCPFNPEQFFQFDAQIPNMTIAPTNREVLCPHLQRATNGPERTKRLHEESTPPAADHTHQRTAQSGILRKTPPWRKNVPMASASSPHGTIPDAEVGPNVSPIARFSKPTDVTNTPPFTPTSPSDMSVSEGSPTDSPERKKPTFKDDPTGYLNQQTAILHNSISFLHSPDRRSPLPSLGGLSPKPGSISPAAKPLASPSKDGGQGAIRRHRTTLARTVEPQAKITSLTGVVKYEPNAPTVTTKSPATSSIKAIKSPLARLATGAERNRMAYYVKANAAPGAEQCPSAKVAKLHIAPAESVIPCRITATTTTTTTTTAAPMFVPTPPPRSSHVINAGGAQIVVIDGLQHSAVGGGTDGTVPGRMRIGAFPSVTARHPQISGLMPPTVSKPTVVNYSLSRAVNGTPTTVPVPVPVSALSSTPMPTTTSGAMILNGANIIHLSNGLSPSSFHGGILTNEPSSPAGTNHCLHHPVSPNKASITIPNGTLGLAPGSTVVLNPTTSIRFADNHSFTTPGGFSTATVTSNTYHYSPAQCATVQGADTPVALDIAGGRKVKRQLKNVNGTPLGTTGGLVLPATLGQPQSATFQQQLQPTPFVQIASPYGGLQNIQLASSLSGLTVVPVSKSTPTLHQQQPSYGLLGQPQTILLPAGSMVMASDASSATATLLQIQNMAPCGGNASLLAGQTGLVLRHPKPPSTTGFLSTLGQQSYLIGAGGNGPTTRPPTNVNQRPLVGTLTTSTTNNTPGTPQTLFGNGANGGGLGIVTATQPLPVANLALQQPLHPDVTASYSQPASSGEGANETKIASSNDTTGTSELKPNTVYQQGKTNCVSTMGETEPVPGIAITLKDSVHATAAVEQQKKSWQGAAKQHGGGVPLAETPNRAGRNAPPPASATGRTGSIGLMRRSTTVQASNKQQLDQRVKLSIAVPSATTDGSTCLLTDVLPEQNYDVTTSLNEHSTTSKRSVEPCKGPRQFRVGDLVWGAVRGFPAWPGKVVLSPRLTVDSTVPSPTVDSYDNVLKASPPTVDTIKPASVSSTGANAPQQDHVWVRWFGAGRASAERVEVETLQSLSEGLEIHHRAQKDARKSRKLNAQLEQAIQQAMQELDHAATSSGFGRCASERGKQRQHRRHQRRQPPPPGKRHRTVGGATGSTNSVNANMCNRKGGSIRYLRANKFKAKS; encoded by the exons ATGGCCGCAGCCCGGCCAGACAATGGCAGCAAGCAGGACGGCACGACGATCCAGCCGATGCAACGTCCAAAGCCACCCCAGCAACCCTTGCCAGCGCTGCCAGCGAATCACTATCCGACGTTCTTCCTAAACGCCCGGAAGCAGGTAACCCGATCCCCTGTGCCGCACGTGATACGGCGGCTAGCACCGACACAACCACGCCGTCCGCTTCCGTCGGTAGTCCCAACGGTAGTTACCGGTAACAGCAATGGTGGCGCACTGCTCATCAGTGCGGACAGTCTTCGGCGGACAGTGTACGCGACGCTACCGTCCGTTTCGTTACACGGCACCAGTACGGTCGGTTGCAACGGGCTGACCAACACGATCGTTAGCTTTGCGGGCAAACAGGCGATCACGGTCCCGGTACAGTCCACATACGATCTTGTGTCGGTAGTGCGGCCCACAGTTCCTACACCACCCGCCACCATTTACAAGCTGGTGCACGCTGGCAGTGGACCAACCGGACGGAAACGGATGCCACTGCTCGCACCGAAACCAGCGCCCAAGGATGGTGCGCAAAAGAGTGACCAACCCTCGACGGTGGACACACCGAACGGTGTTAATGGACGTGTCTCTTCCGTACAGTACAATAATGCACCCGGTTGGCGACGGATTTTACGCAACAAAGTGATCATTTACATTAG ccCTTCCAACATGGTTCTTCACAATTACGAGCAGGTAAAAGAATATTTGTTGTCTTCCGGTACGTGCAAGTGTGGTCTGCCGTGCCCGTTCAATCCGGAACAATTCTTTCAATTTGATGCTCAG ATCCCTAACATGACGATCGCGCCAACAAACCGCGAAGTATTATGCCCACACTTGCAACGGGCAACAAACGGACCGGAGCGTACGAAGCGGTTACACGAAGAGTCGACGCCACCGGCGGCGGATCACACCCACCAACGAACGGCACAAAGTGGAATCCTTCGCAAAACACCTCCATGGCGAAAGAATGTTCCTATGGCAAGCGCTTCGTCACCCCACGGGACAATACCCGACGCAGAAGTTGGTCCAAATGTGTCGCCTATCGCACGCTTTAGTAAACCAACCGATGTGACAAACACCCCACCCTTTACGCCCACCTCCCCGTCCGATATGAGCGTGAGCGAAGGCTCACCGACCGATAGCCCGGAACGGAAGAAACCAACCTTCAAGGATGATCCAACCGGCTACCTAAACCAACAGACCGCCATCTTGCACAATTCGATTTCATTTTTGCACTCACCCGACCGCCGCTCTCCGTTACCGTCGCTCGGTGGGCTTAGTCCGAAGCCGGGCAGTATCAGTCCGGCTGCAAAACCATTAGCGTCACCTTCAAAAGATGGCGGGCAAGGGGCGATACGGCGCCACCGTACGACGCTGGCTCGTACCGTGGAACCGCAGGCGAAAATAACATCCCTAACGGGTGTGGTAAAGTACGAACCGAACGCACCGACCGTTACTACGAAATCTCCGGCCACCAGCAGTATTAAAGCGATCAAATCACCGCTAGCGCGACTAGCGACCGGCGCCGAACGGAACCGGATGGCGTACTACGTAAAGGCTAATGCGGCACCGGGTGCGGAACAGTGCCCATCGGCCAAGGTGGCCAAGCTGCACATTGCACCAGCGGAATCCGTGATACCGTGTCGAATAACggccaccactaccaccactactaccacaACCGCGGCACCGATGTTTGTGccgacaccaccaccacgctcATCGCACGTGATCAATGCCGGTGGTGCACAAATTGTCGTAATCGATGGTTTGCAGCATTCGGCAGTTGGTGGCGGTACAGATGGTACGGTGCCGGGAAGGATGCGTATCGGTGCATTCCCATCGGTAACGGCACGCCATCCCCAAATATCCGGCCTGATGCCACCGACCGTATCGAAACCGACCGTTGTCAATTACAGCTTGTCGCGTGCCGTCAATGGAACGCCGACGACAGTACctgttccggttccggtaaGCGCACTGTCCAGCACACCAATGCCGACAACTACCTCGGGCGCCATGATACTGAACGGTGCGAATATTATCCACCTAAGCAATGGGTTGTCACCTTCCAGCTTTCACGGTGGAATACTTACCAACGAACCGTCCAGTCCTGCCGGTACGAACCACTGTCTGCATCATCCGGTCAGTCCGAACAAAGCGTCCATCACGATCCCGAACGGAACGCTCGGTTTAGCACCAGGCTCGACGGTGGTACTGAATCCTACCACCAGCATACGATTTGCGGATAATCATAGCTTTACCACCCCTGGCGGTTTTTCGACCGCAACGGTCACATCCAACACATACCACTACAGCCCAGCACAATGTGCCACCGTGCAAGGGGCGGACACACCGGTCGCGCTAGACATTGCCGGCGGTCGGAAGGTGAAAAGGCAGCTGAAGAATGTTAACGGCACACCGCTCGGTACGACGGGTGGGCTCGTATTACCGGCCACACTGGGGCAACCGCAATCGGCCACATTCCAGCAGCAACTGCAACCGACCCCATTTGTACAGATTGCCTCACCGTACGGTGGCTTGCAAAACATTCAGCTCGCATCGAGCCTGTCCGGGCTTACCGTCGTACCCGTATCGAAATCGACTCCTACactccaccagcagcaacctTCTTACGGACTTCTCGGTCAGCCACAAACCATACTACTGCCGGCAGGCAGCATGGTAATGGCATCGGATGCAAGCTCCGCCACCGCCACGCTACTCCAAATACAGAACATGGCACCGTGCGGTGGGAACGCATCACTACTGGCCGGTCAAACTGGGCTCGTACTGCGCCATCCAAAACCACCGTCCACCACCGGTTTTCTCTCGACCCTCGGGCAGCAGTCGTACCTGATCGGTGCTGGTGGAAACGGTCCAACCACCCGCCCGCCTACCAACGTCAATCAACGTCCGCTTGTGGGTACGCtaaccaccagcaccaccaacaacaccccCGGCACACCCCAGACACTCTTCGGTAATGGTGCTAATGGTGGTGGTCTCGGTATCGTAACAGCCACCCAACCACTACCGGTCGCTAATCTTGCACTACAGCAACCTTTACATCCAGACGTGACCGCGTCCTACAGTCAACCGGCAAGTTCAGGGGAAGGTGCGAACGAAACGAAGATAGCATCCAGCAACGATACTACGGGTACATCCGAGCTTAAACCGAACACTGTCTATCAGCAGGGGAAAACGAAT TGTGTTTCCACCATGGGCGAAACCGAACCCGTGCCTGGGATAGCGATAACGCTGAAGGATTCGGTACATGCGACCGCCGCTGTTGAGCAGCAGAAAAAGTCCTGGCAAGGCGCAGCGAAGCAGCACGGTG GTGGAGTTCCACTCGCCGAAACACCAAATCGCGCCGGCAGGAATGCGCCACCACCAGCGTCCGCCACTGGTCGTACGGGTAGCATCGGTTTGATGCGCCGTAGCACCACGGTACAGGcttcaaacaaacagcagTTGGATCAGCGTGTCAAGCTAAGTATTGCCGTACCGTCAGCCACGACCGACGGATCCACGTGCCTACTGACGGATGTGCTCCCAGAGCAAAACTATG ATGTTACCACGTCGTTGAATGAACACTCCACCACTTCCAAAAGGTCGGTTGAACCGTGCAAGGGACCGAGACAGTTTCGTGTGGGAGATCTTGTTTGGGGTGCGGTACGTGGATTTCCAGCCTGGCCGGGTAAGGTCGTTCTGTCGCCACGGTTAACGGTGGACTCGACCGTACCATCCCCTACTGTGGACAGCTACGATAATGTGCTGAAAGCATCACCACCAACCGTTGATACGATTAAACCGGCCAGCGTATCATCAACGGGCGCAAACGCACCGCAACAGGACCACGTATGGGTACGGTGGTTCGGTGCCGGGCGTGCCAGCGCGGAACGGGTCGAGGTTGAAACGTTGCAGAGCCTTTCCGAGGGTCTGGAGATACATCACCGAGCGCAGAAGGATGCTAGAAA gaGCCGTAAATTAAATGCACAGCTCGAACAAGCTATACAGCAAGCGATGCAGGAGCTCGATCATGCGGCAACGTCTTCCGGTTTTGGTCGGTGTGCCAGTGAGCGCGGCAAACAGCGGCAACATCGACGGCACCAACGACGTCAACCACCGCCGCCGGGCAAACGTCATCGGACGGTCGGTGGTGCCACGGGCAGCACAAACAGCGTCAATGCTAACATGTGCAATAGAAAAGGTGGTAGCATACGGTATCTGCGCGCTAACAAATTTAAAGCCAAATCGTAA